From the Thermogemmatispora onikobensis genome, the window TATTGACCCGCTGCTCCAGTAAGAGGGTAAGCCAGCGCTCGCCAGGAGGCCAGACGAGGGACTGACCGGCCTTCGAGAGAGGGTGGCAGCCAGGGAGGCCACCAGGTCAGGGTCAGTGCCAGAACGTTATAGTTGTGCCCTTCGCCAACTGTCCTGACGGATCAGAGCCGCCAACCTGTCAGATGGGAACGCCCAGGCAGACCTTGCCATATGGCAGAGAGGCCAGGGCCAGGCCGCTATCAGCGACGAGCAAAGCCAGACCAGCACCTGCTTCTTCTCCAGAGCAGGCCACGTAACTTGCAGAGAACGTCGACGTAGATATATAGTGAAGAGCAAACAGCCCAGCGCAGCCCAGACAGCGTGCCCTACCAGGCGCGCTTAGCAGGTCTGCGCGTTTTAGCGGTTCAGCCAGTCTGGTCCAGGCGAAAGGAAGCATGGTGGCTCGTTGTCTCAATCCGCGCGGAGGACACGACAATCCCGATAATGCTGTTTCGTGCCGTCGCTGCGAGTTTCTCATGGAGGGAGCGCACGTCGGCAACTACCAGATTACGGCCTTCATTGGCTCGGGCAGCTACGGCCATGTCTACCAGGTGCGCGAGTCGGAGCCGCTCAGCCGGACGCTGGCGCTCAAGGTTCTGCGCTTTGACCAGCTCAACGACAAGGCTCTTGGCAGCTTCTTTGATGAAGCGCGGCGCATCGCGACCCTGCAACATCCCAACATTCTCCCCGTCTATAGCTTCGGTCAGCTGGAAGATGAGCGCCCCTATCTGGTGATGGAATATGCACCCCAGACCATCTACGATCTCTTCCGCAAGGCCGATGGCAGCCGGCGCCCAGCCTTTGCCGAGGAACTGCTCCCCTATGTTGAGCAGGCCGCTCAGGCGCTCTATTACGTGCACCAGAACGGCCTGATTCACCAGGATGTCAAGCCAGGGAACCTGCTCATTGGACGCAACGGGCAACTCCTGCTCTCGGATTTCGGCACCACCTTCTATCTGGGCATGCAAACCCATGCCTCGCTCGGCGAGGTGACGGGCACCGCCGCCTATATGGCCCCTGAGCAGTGGCAGGGCAACCCGCGCCGCGAGAGCGACCAGTACGCCCTGGCCATCTGCTGCTACGAGCTGCTGACGGGGCGTCTGCCTTTTACCTTCAACCGCCTGGAAGAGATGTGGCGCGCCCACCTGCACGAGCCGCCGCCTCCGCCCCAGCAGTGGAATCCGCGCCTGCCCGCCGAGGTCGCCGCTGTTCTCCTGCGGGCCCTCTCCAAAGACTATCGCCAGCGCTATCACGATACGCAGCAATTTGCCAGCGCCTACGCCGAAGCCGTGGCGATGGCCTTACAGCGCTATGTCTGCGAGCGCTGCGGCTTCCAAAACCGCAGCGGTGCCCAGCGCTGTAGCAACTGCGGCGCCGATTACGACGATCGCACCTGTCCGTACTGCCAGGCCCCGGTACGCTTCGGCCAGCGTTGCTGCTCGGCCTGTGGGCGTCTGACTATCCCGCCGACACTTGTCCGCCACAGCCCTTTACTTGGCATCAGCATCCGCCAGGGACGCTACGACATCAAGCGCGTCCTCAAAAGCCGCGAGGAGACGCGCGTCACCACGATGGTCGCCAGCGATCACCAGGCCAATGGAGCAGAGGTAGTGCTCAAGCGCTGGGAATGCACCGACTTCCCTCTGGCGCGGCGCGCCCAGGAGCTGGCCTACTACGACCACGCCAGCGAGGCCCTGGCTCGTCTGCGCCATCCGCTGGTCCCCCAGGTACGCG encodes:
- a CDS encoding protein kinase domain-containing protein, giving the protein MVARCLNPRGGHDNPDNAVSCRRCEFLMEGAHVGNYQITAFIGSGSYGHVYQVRESEPLSRTLALKVLRFDQLNDKALGSFFDEARRIATLQHPNILPVYSFGQLEDERPYLVMEYAPQTIYDLFRKADGSRRPAFAEELLPYVEQAAQALYYVHQNGLIHQDVKPGNLLIGRNGQLLLSDFGTTFYLGMQTHASLGEVTGTAAYMAPEQWQGNPRRESDQYALAICCYELLTGRLPFTFNRLEEMWRAHLHEPPPPPQQWNPRLPAEVAAVLLRALSKDYRQRYHDTQQFASAYAEAVAMALQRYVCERCGFQNRSGAQRCSNCGADYDDRTCPYCQAPVRFGQRCCSACGRLTIPPTLVRHSPLLGISIRQGRYDIKRVLKSREETRVTTMVASDHQANGAEVVLKRWECTDFPLARRAQELAYYDHASEALARLRHPLVPQVRERFAEGRHYYVVLTYIDGESLEERLQKLLRPLPEREVVVWFYSVLNILAALEQQQPPLYHFDISPANILIERQRGRAMLTGFQIPPPPLDSPPGSRSQHRTTRKLALSPYLPIKDRRYDRRTCIYMLAATIHHVLTNQAPPHYPVYPPVRQLNPAISPALEAILARALQEEPAARYQTYQEIQRALKPLLP